CGCAGGAAGGAGGTGGAGAAGCGCTGGCTGCTGGATAACATGGAGGGGACGTTCCTGGTGGTGGATGAGATCGTGGATAGGGGGTGAGCTcctgctggggtggggggggtgcAGGGACAGGGGGTCCCCTGGGTGCTGGGAAGGTGCCAAGGGGGACCTGAGCACCCCGCTTTGCCTCCATCGCTTTGCACagggagggaaactgaggcacggggtGGTGGTGCCCAGTGGGGCACAGCCGGGATTGGGGCATCCCGGTGGGATGGGCACAGCACCGCTCTGCTCCATAGGGTGATCCTGGAGAGCGACCCACAGCAAGTGATCCAGCGCCTGAGCCTGCGGGTGAGCGCGGCCATCCCGCTCCATGgccttcctcctgcagcccgCCTCCTTCCTGcaccctcctcatcctctctcCCACCCAGGTCCCGGAGCCGGCCCCATACGGCTTCATCCTCTTCGACTACCTGTCGGGCAGCTCGGAGCGGAGGGACCCCGGGAACAGCCACAAATAAGCAGCACTGATGAGGTCAAACCCTTCCCTGTGCCTGGGGGGCATCCCCTGGGAATGGGCAGGGATTGGGCTCAGGGTCCCGATGGGTGTCCGGAGGGTGCTTCCCACCTCAGGGCATCCCATGGGGCCGCGGCTGAAGCTGTTGgtccccttctctcctccaggttGGTGCCTGAGCAGAGCGTGCCCCACGTAAGTGCTAACGGGGGGGGGGATTTGCCCAGCTTCACCCATTAGCAAGGAGATGGGGTGCACCCCAGCACCCCTAATTGCTTGGCATGAGGTgtcccccccattcccaggCAGCTGGCCAGGAATGGCTCCCCACGGTCAGCTTgatcccatccccatccctgcggTCTCATTGCAGGTCCTGCGGCCCCCCAAAGAGAACACGGTGCCATCCCTATGGACACAACAGCTCCCCTTGGAGCGGCTCTTTGGAAAGGTGGGATCCCAGCGGTGGGCAGCAGGACACAGAGACCTTCCCTGGCATCCCCCCATCCACCCTGGCCACATCCAGGCCTCCCGTCTGCCTCCAGCGTCGGGAATATCAAGGGAAAAATGAAGGGGAGCTGATTCCCGCTCGCTCCCAGCCACAAATAAAGTTCTCCTCCCCGGTTCCGTGTCCTCCCTCCATCAGCGGTGACGGGGTGCTGGGTCCCGGGGTCACCCACCCCGGCCGGGAGCTGGGGGGTCCTTTGctctttgtgtttcctttggAGGCAAAAGTGACTTTTACGGGTTTTCCTGGGAAATTCCACTCTCTGCGGGTTCAGCatttggagctgctgcagatCAGTGGGGTCCTGTacagagggaagggagggagaagggaagggaaaagaagggaagggaaaagcaaagggaaaagggaaagggaaagggaaaaaggaaaaaagaagggaaaaggggagggaaaagggaaagggaaaagaagggaaaggaaaagggaaacgGAGGGgacaaaggaagggaaaaggaagggaaaaaagaagggaaaagggaagggaaaaaggaagggaaaagggaaagggaaaagaagggaaaggaaaagggaaacgGAGGGgacaaaggaagggaaaaggaagggaaaaaagaagggaaaatggaagggaaaaaggaagggaaaagggaaagggaaaagggaagggaaaagaagggaaaggaaaagggaaacgGAGGGgacaaaggaagggaaaaggaagggaaaaaagaagggaaaagggaagggaaaaaggaagggaaaagggaaagggaaaagggaagggaaaagaagggaaaggaaaagggaaatggaggggacaaagcaagggaaaagggaagggaaaaaagaagagaaaagggaaaggaaaaagaaaagcgaaagggaaaagggaaaacagaggggaaaaagggaagggaaaagagaagggaaaagggaaaggaaaaagggaagtggaaaaggaagagagaagggagaagggagaagggaaaagggaaaagggaaaagggaaaagggaaaagggaaaagggaagggaaggggtcCCCCCGCTGGCCCTCACCGCTGCCTCTTGCCCGACGCTCCCTCACGCCGCGGCCGCCGCGCGGCTCTTGCCCGACGCTCCCTTGGCGGGCGGAGGCCTCTTTTGCATagccccgccccgcgccggaCACACTCCTTATATGGAGCACGGCCACGCCCAACACCGCCTTAGCCCCGCCCCTACCGGGACTGCCTATCCGCGGTCCTGCAGCGCCACCTGCCGGCGGAGTGGGGGAGCGCGGGAACCCCCGCACAGGAGCCCCCTCCCCGATCCGGACCCCCCCATACCCCACTCCTTTGCGACCCCCAAaccccagggacccccaaacTTCCCTTGGGGATCCCTCAGTTCTATCCCCCCCCCATCACAGGGACACCTCTCCCTTGGGACACCCCTCCTCATACCCTAACCCCCCTTGTGGGGCTCCACACCACGTCGACCCCAAAGCGGCGTGTGTGCCCCCCATACCACTAGTGACACCCCAAAGGCTTCTCCACGAGCCCCCCCTTCCCACGACCACCCCCCTGCTCCATGGAGGTTGTCACCGGGACGGGCTGGGCATCAGTcggtgggtgctgagcaattaGGCATCACTTatgtttattgctttcttttccccttttggtttCATATTCCCTCCCCTTGTAATGTCCCTTATTATTGTCGGgggtagcagtagtgggtttgtgTTATCCTTTAGTCACTGGACTGTTCTACCACAACCCGTGGGGTTCacatcctttcccttctcctccccatcccacgAGGAGcagttctgagttaccggctgggcttaaaccccaacacccccatgtgccagtgctggggctgccccgtCTCCATCGCCCCAGAGATGAACCATGAAGAGAATGTGTCTCATCCTGAGCCTCCGGGCTCTGCGACACCGTCACGTCAGTgcgccccggccccccccgtACTGTCCCTGGGTGCAGGACATCTCCCCTCTGGCCACCACCTTGTCCAGCCCCAGGCGCCGCAGCTTCTCCACCAGGTTCAAGCTGAAGATGCTGCTCCTGGGCCCgggtccctcctgccccccagGCGTGGGGAAGGACCAGGGATGGGCACGGGGGAACAGGGGGGGTCCTGGCGCCGAGGGGAGGATGCCGCGGCCCAGCAGGAGCGTGACGAGTCCCacgggggtgctggggggtccGGGATAGACAGAAGATAGCACCGGGTAGGGGCTGCCAAGGTTCAGCCCCGCAAAGGGCCCACAAGAAGGCACGACGGCGTTATATAGActgggggggaagagagaggagaagagggggtcagtgggggggggggcctggccgatgctgctgcagggcctcaggcagagcagggccccctttcctccttcctccatgCTCATTCCCCTCACGAACCCCGAGCTGGGGTTCCCGAGCAGGGCAGCCCCTGCAACCTTGCCCAAGCACCCCAAAGCTCAAGGCACGGTGCTGGGGGGCtacagcccccccccccccccccccccattcccagggAGCCAGGAGAGGatggggcagggctgctgctccaCAAGTGCTTTCCAAGCATGCAGGGTCTCATCCAGTGAACTCCAGCTCACCCCGACCCCCAAGCGAGCCCCACAGGAGCTCATTAGCGCTAAAGCACCGCTCGTTAATTAAGGGGAACGGTCCTGGTGGATGCACAAGCGCCATTCCCGGGAAAGCGGCTCCCGGCCAGCACCAGGAGCAAACATTGCTCTGTCCCAAGGTTGTTCTTCCCATCAAGGTGCTGCAGCGCAGGGGCCAGGGGGGCGGCACTGCCCCAAGGCACAAGCAGCCAGAGGTAAGGACATTCCAAGCACCGGGCATGGCGCTGTCAGCTCCCAGcgcagagcagaggcaggggtGAGCAGCAGAgcgttggggggggggggttacagcggtgcaggcagagcaggcgGTGGGGGCGCCCCACGCCTTACCTGGGTGTCACCGTGGTGAGCGCGGTGGTGGGGTGCAGGATGTGGCAGGTGGTGATGGTGAAGGTGGACGGGGTCTGGGGGAGGTTGTTAACAGAGAGGAACACTGGAAGGGACAGGAGACACGGGGTTAACGGGGAGGGGGCGGAGGACACAGGCAGAGGTGGGATGGGAGAGGCAAAGCTGGGCTGCGGGTACGGGCAGCTCCGCGGACAAGCGGGTACCGGAGCTGGCGCCTCTCCCGGCCGCGGCCCCTCCGCACGCAACGGGTGCGGGCTCAGCCCACCGGGGCGGCCGCAGACAGAGCATccccccggggccgggcgggctgGTGCAGGGGGGGTGCGAGGGGCAGGACCGGAGCATCCCGAGGGCCGCGTCCCCTCCGCACCCTCGCCCCGCGCTCACCCCCGGGGCGCTCCTTGGCTTTGGCGGGGGTTGAGGTAGGGAGCAGCTGGAAGGAGCCGGCGTCCAAGTCGTCCTCCTCCAGGTCGTTGAGGCTGTAAACCTCCTCCAGGTCGATGTCGAGCTGCCTGAAGTCTTTGGTGAGCACCCCGGGACGGGGCACCAGGATCCCGCCCAGGTTGGGCCGTGCCAGCTGCTGCCAGTGGTGGAGGGTCACCgagcctggggggggggacacacacagagctgcgGCCATGGGACCCTCATGGCACatccagctctgcacagcaggaAGCTCTCTCCATCCCTCACCTTCCAGGGGCTTCACGATCTGCAGCTTGTCAGGCAGGTAGGAGAGAGACCCGAGGGAGAAGCCGGAGCCAGCGGTGAGCTCCGAGCCCGCAGAGTAGTTGGTCCCGGTGGAGACGATGCTGTCGTTGGGGGTGAGGAAGCCGCTGGAGCTGTCCCCGTCCCGCAGCCGCCACAGCTTGTGCTCCCGCTCCGCCTCCAAGGAGgagccttcctcctcagggctctgctgctgcaccgACAGCCGCTGCACAGCCGCCTCCAGGTCCTGCCGGCCCGGCGCTGCCCGCGGCCCCGCTCTGGGCCCCTCGCCACTGCCGAGGGCGCAGCGTCAGGGTGCTCATGGCCATGGCCCCACACTGCACCCCCCAAtgctctgccagcccctgctccaggctTGTGGCATCGCTCAATGCTCCATCAGCACCCCACCGATAGCCCAGCACCCCGCCAGAGCCCCCCCAAGGCACTCACCGGGCCCCCTCCGAGCCGGTGCAGGGGGTGCTGCTCCCCATGGAAGGGGCAGCTGAGCATTGCTTGGAGCCCGGCGTGTTGTGGGGGGACTCGGAGCAAGACTTGGCTTTGGCCGCCTGGTTCACCGCTTTCACCGTCTCAAAGATGCGCCGGCAGCTCCTGCGggcaggaagcagcagggatggaCCCTTGAgccagccccacagggaaccCCCCCCCGCCAGGGCCATGAGCCGCCAATGCACTCACTTGTAGTCTGAGGAGGAGCTGTCTGTGCCCTTCCTCATCATCCCCTTGATCTCAGCTGCCAGGGAGTCCTGGACACACGGGGACGACAGTGTGAGAGGTGAGCGCAGAGCCCCCCGTACCCCCTGTACCCCCGCTCAGCTCACCACGGGCAGGAGGCTGGCCGCGCCGTAGCGGCTGACGGTGCTGTTGGGCAGGCTGCGGCTCCGCAGGCTCTTGACCTCCTCCTGggcctcctgcagcatcccgCCGCACTCCGTGTACTTCTCCTGCAAGTCCCGCAGCTGCGGGCACAGGCACAGCTCAGACACAGCCCTGGGGGCACCAGGACCCCCCCTCCACTCCAGGCTCACCTCCATccggagctgctgctgcacctctTTCGCCGCGGCcaagtgctgctggagctccTCCACCTCGGAGCCGTACTGCGGGCAGGAGCGGGGGGGTCAGGGAGCTGTgccctgtgtgtgtgtcccccacCCCAGCACGGGCAGGGGGCACCTGGACACTCACCATGCGGCACTTGTGCTGCAGTTCCACGACCTGCACCAGGAGTTGGCTGATCTCCTCCTGCTGCCGCGCCGTGTCCTCGGCCCTGCGGGCCAGCTCCTCCGAGAGGTGGGCAACCTGCTGGCTCGCTTCGGCTGGGGAAGGCCAGGGGGGGCCATCACTGACAGGGCACAACAgcccccccccttccccagcccatgCAGCGGTGCTGGGCAgtgcctgcagcccccccaAAGCCCACATACAGAACTGCTCCACACAGTCGATcatcagctgctgctcctgctcctcgtACCGACACGTCTCGGTTGTGATGTTGTTGGCCTGGGGG
The Strigops habroptila isolate Jane chromosome 19, bStrHab1.2.pri, whole genome shotgun sequence DNA segment above includes these coding regions:
- the HAP1 gene encoding huntingtin-associated protein 1, with the protein product MEIWSSPAAYDERNGNANANANANEERGGGTDPIARELEEVLCAERMVRITKTYHDIDAVTNLLDEKERDLELAARIGQSLLKQNRSLTERNELLEEQLELAKEEIAQLRHEVSMRDDLLHFYTTTTEESEPISCTSAPLHRPEPSLSLQQYFQYDTLQQKLKCLEEENQKLRMEANNITTETCRYEEQEQQLMIDCVEQFSEASQQVAHLSEELARRAEDTARQQEEISQLLVQVVELQHKCRMYGSEVEELQQHLAAAKEVQQQLRMELRDLQEKYTECGGMLQEAQEEVKSLRSRSLPNSTVSRYGAASLLPVDSLAAEIKGMMRKGTDSSSSDYKSCRRIFETVKAVNQAAKAKSCSESPHNTPGSKQCSAAPSMGSSTPCTGSEGARGEGPRAGPRAAPGRQDLEAAVQRLSVQQQSPEEEGSSLEAEREHKLWRLRDGDSSSGFLTPNDSIVSTGTNYSAGSELTAGSGFSLGSLSYLPDKLQIVKPLEGSVTLHHWQQLARPNLGGILVPRPGVLTKDFRQLDIDLEEVYSLNDLEEDDLDAGSFQLLPTSTPAKAKERPGVFLSVNNLPQTPSTFTITTCHILHPTTALTTVTPSLYNAVVPSCGPFAGLNLGSPYPVLSSVYPGPPSTPVGLVTLLLGRGILPSAPGPPLFPRAHPWSFPTPGGQEGPGPRSSIFSLNLVEKLRRLGLDKVVARGEMSCTQGQYGGGRGALT